Within the Dechloromonas denitrificans genome, the region GTCCGCCAAGCGCCCGGTGAATCTGTTGCTCAGTGACGGCAACGTTGTTCAGGCGCGTCTTTACACCGCCAATCTGTCGGCTACCGTCGACGGCTTGCTGGCCGAGTTCGTCGCGCGCGAGCGCCAGTTGCGCCAGAATCAACAGCAGCATTACGCCGAGGTGTCCGGGGCCTGGAACCGCTTTGAAGAGGCGCATGGTTCGTTGGCCGAGGAGCACTCGACCCTATGAGCCAGTTCGACGTGCATCGCAATATCGGGCGGCAGGCGGCGCAGGTGCCGTATGTCGTGGTTGTGCAGTCGGCGGCCTTTGATGCGCGGCGGCGGCGGGTGGTTGTGCCGCTGGTGGCCGGCGATCTGCTGGCTCGCCGGGTCGATTTGCCAGTGTCACCGGTCAATCCGGCCTTTACGGTCGAGGGGCGGCCGGTTGTGCTCAATCCGCTGGACATCGTTTCGCTATCGCTGGAAGCGCTCGGGCCGCGAGTCGGTTCGCTGCGGGATGAGGGCGAGCGTATTGTTGCGGCGCTCAACGAAGTGTTGTCCGGGGCCTGGGGGTAGACGGCGATGAGCGATTTGTTTTCCCAATCTGGTCCTGAAACTGGCGTGCCGCTGGCCGAGCAACTGCGCCCGCAGACGCCGGACGAGGTGATCGGCCAGCAGCACCTGCTCGGCCCGGGCAAGCCGCTGCGCCTGGCCTTTGCCTCCGGGCAGCCGCATTCAATGATCCTGTGGGGGCCGCCGGGGGTGGGTAAAACCACGCTGGCGCGGATGATGGCGACGCAGTTCAAGTGCGAGTTCATCGCCTTGCCGGCGGTGTTTTCCGGCATCAAGGAAGTGCGCGAGGCGGTGGTGCAGGCCGAGATGTGGCGGGCCCAGGGCAAGCGCACCATCCTGTTCGTCGATGAAATCCACCGTTTCAACAAGGCGCAGCAGGACGGCTTTTTGCCTTTCGTCGAATCCGGTTTGTTTACCTTCATCGGCGCGACGACCGAGAACCCCTCGTTCGAGGTCAACTCGGCGCTGCTCTCCAGGGCTTCGGTCTATGTGCTGAAATCGCTCGACGAGAGCGAAATGGGGCAGCTCTTCGACCGGGCTCGCGAACGGGCGCTGGCCGATCTCGAATTCGACGCCAGCGCCCGCGAACGGCTGGTCGGTCTGGCCGACGGCGATGCCCGGCGTCTGCTCAATCTGCTCGAACAGGTCCGCACGGCGGCGCATACGGCGGGTTTGGCCGTGGTGGATGGGGCTTTCATCGAGGCCACGCTGGCCCAGAGCCTGCGCCGTTTCGACAAGGGCGGCGATGCCTTCTACGACCAGATTTCGGCCCTCCACAAGTCGGTGCGCGGTTCCAATCCGGATGCGGCGCTCTACTGGTTCACCCGCATGCTCGACGGCGGCGCCGACCCGCGCTACCTGGCCCGGCGGATCATCCGCATGGCCTGGGAAGACATCGGTCTGGCCGACCCGCGCGCCATGCAGATCGCCAACGACGCGGCGGCAACCTACGAACGGCTCGGCTCGCCGGAGGGCGAACTGGCGCTCGGCCAGGCAGTGATCTACCTGGCCGTCGCCGCCAAGTCGAACGCCGGCTACATGGCCTACAACCAGGCGCGGGCCTTTGTCAGCAAGGCCGGTTCGCAGCCGGTGCCGGTGCATTTGCGCAATGCGCCGACCAAATTGATGAAAGAACTCGGCTACGGCCATGCTTACCGCTACGCGCACGACGAGCCGGAAGCCTACGCGGCCGGCGAAAGCTATCTGCCGGATGGTATGCCGGAGCCGGGCTGGTACCAGCCGACGCCGCGCGGGCTGGAAGGCAAGATCGGCGAGAAATTGCAGCATCTGCGCGAACTGGATCGCCAGGCCGGCAAGAAATAAGGGATCAGGGGCAGACCATCGCCCGGTCGGCGGCTTGATCCGCGCCGGCCGGAGCCAGGGTTCTTGGCTAAATCACGAAAGATTCTTGTTGGCCAGGTTCTGCCGTATCCAGCTCAACATGTCGTCCCAGATTTTCCGCTGTTCGCGCAGCGGCGGCATGCTGGTCGCGTGCGGCAGCTCGATGGTGATGACCGGGGTGTTCTTGTGCTCCCCGCCGTAATTGCCGAGCGAGCCCGGATAGATGCCCAGCCGGTTGAGGCTGAGGCTGCCGAAGCGGCGCGGCTGGCGGGCCGGGCCGTCGAAGTCGAGGATGCCGAACGGGGCGTGGACGCTGACAATCAGGTTCGGCTTGAAGCTTTCGATCTGGTCGTGCAGCCAGCGGGTTTCCTGCTCCGACATCGCATCCTTGCCGGGGAAGCGGCGCGGGTCGCGCTGGGTCTTGCTGGCCCAGTAGCTGTGGGCGTTGCTGTGCCAGTCGGGGGTCGGGAAGTTACGGTTGAGATCGACGCCGTTGGCATTCATTCGTTGCGCCGGGCTGGCCAGAAGGCCATCCGGGT harbors:
- a CDS encoding replication-associated recombination protein A, with product MSDLFSQSGPETGVPLAEQLRPQTPDEVIGQQHLLGPGKPLRLAFASGQPHSMILWGPPGVGKTTLARMMATQFKCEFIALPAVFSGIKEVREAVVQAEMWRAQGKRTILFVDEIHRFNKAQQDGFLPFVESGLFTFIGATTENPSFEVNSALLSRASVYVLKSLDESEMGQLFDRARERALADLEFDASARERLVGLADGDARRLLNLLEQVRTAAHTAGLAVVDGAFIEATLAQSLRRFDKGGDAFYDQISALHKSVRGSNPDAALYWFTRMLDGGADPRYLARRIIRMAWEDIGLADPRAMQIANDAAATYERLGSPEGELALGQAVIYLAVAAKSNAGYMAYNQARAFVSKAGSQPVPVHLRNAPTKLMKELGYGHAYRYAHDEPEAYAAGESYLPDGMPEPGWYQPTPRGLEGKIGEKLQHLRELDRQAGKK
- a CDS encoding M14 family zinc carboxypeptidase — translated: MPSAPLMPKPFRHYLPALALLLPVTCFPAAPASTPQQWCAAIGERLGSVPPALCNKLQLQAAPIQSVRHNALMFRDLPPAPRKIASLGAPPKRPLRILLVGGIHGDELTSASIVFRWLQWVDEAEPGQYHWRVIPVANPDGLLASPAQRMNANGVDLNRNFPTPDWHSNAHSYWASKTQRDPRRFPGKDAMSEQETRWLHDQIESFKPNLIVSVHAPFGILDFDGPARQPRRFGSLSLNRLGIYPGSLGNYGGEHKNTPVITIELPHATSMPPLREQRKIWDDMLSWIRQNLANKNLS
- a CDS encoding CcdB family protein — its product is MSQFDVHRNIGRQAAQVPYVVVVQSAAFDARRRRVVVPLVAGDLLARRVDLPVSPVNPAFTVEGRPVVLNPLDIVSLSLEALGPRVGSLRDEGERIVAALNEVLSGAWG
- a CDS encoding type II toxin-antitoxin system CcdA family antitoxin, producing the protein MPPSSAKRPVNLLLSDGNVVQARLYTANLSATVDGLLAEFVARERQLRQNQQQHYAEVSGAWNRFEEAHGSLAEEHSTL